From the Manis javanica isolate MJ-LG chromosome 13, MJ_LKY, whole genome shotgun sequence genome, one window contains:
- the LOC140845589 gene encoding uncharacterized protein isoform X5: MPYPSRRKGRARHVTWQDEHLGPTVSELEDPRHRQLAPETKGRLASWLQRVQELFQTPVQELRPVSPASAPAELEDIQAEASAPRQGPKLEPQEHSGLGRRATAIMVPGLTEPEPCPDPMSPWDIPGVVTAPVPGPELEPHEPLGPGPVAPAGMALGLSEPEADPEPTSTCVAITRDVWRKEEWTILAFPHSLVAEQLTLICAGLYDRMEFVECNSYLQNQPQIGDIERLALTMYRVLWECDALVKLVTTTCLGTLSMMASDRAKVVRFWIWVAMVCHGMPPGSPPSPALRMGACGLPCTVPGPLLPGVCGPALTGPKGGTAIPGPFLGLCYSPPPRRAAQQVSGVLGSLGVCLLKDRSSWGDRVEKQATLSALSSVPGESEPQELCCPSCHCLGPAEPCYSSSGKHLGTCLLRLPDGIRRPENAGQLGAQEAAVQGAGVHIEGKAAGPHGTGGEEDKGHGSLPRNDPGRFRRQTPGI, encoded by the exons gccttaCCCCAGCCGCAGGAAGGGACGGGCTAGGCACGTTACCTGGCAGGAcgagcacctggggcccacggtttcagagctggaag acccacggcacaggcagctggctccagagacaaAGGGAAGGCTGGCTTCGTGGCTACAGCGAGTCCAGGAGCTCTTTCAGACCCCTGTGCAGGAGCTACGGCCAGTttcacctgcttcagcccctgcagagctggaGGACATCCAAGCAGAGGCCTCAGCTCCGAGGCAAGGCCCcaagctggagccccaggagcaCTCAGGCCTGGGGCGCAGAGCAACTGCCATAATGGTACCAGGCCTTACAGAGCCAGAGCCATGTCCAGACCCCAtgagcccctgggacatcccaggagtggtCACAGCCCCGGTGCcaggccccgagctggagccccatgagcccttGGGCCCGGGTCCGGtggcacctgcaggaatggcactGGGCCTGTCAGAGCCAGAGGCGGACCCGGAGCCCACCAGCACCTGTGTCGCGATCACCCGGGACGTGTGGAGGAAGGAGGAGTGGACCATTCTGGCATTTCCCCATagcctggtggccgagcagctgaccctgatctgtgcg GGGCTGTACGACAGGATGGAGTTTGTGGAATGTAACAGTTACTTACAGAACCAGCCACAGATAGGAGACATTGAGCGCCTGGCTCTCACCATGTATAGGGTCCTCTGGGAATGTGATGCCTTGGTTAAGTTggtcaccaccacctgcctcGGGACGCTGAGCATGATGGCCTCAGACAGGGCCAAAGTGGTTAGGTTCTGGATCTGGGTGGCCATGGTATGTCATGGGATGCCCCCGGGGTCCCCTCCTTcgccagctctcaggatgggtgccTGTGGTCTGCCCTGCACAGTCCCTGGGCCTCTCCTACCAGGGGTGTGTGGACCTGCACTCACAGGTCCCAAGGgggggacagccatccctggccccttccttgggttgtgctatagtcctccacccaggagggctgctcagcaggtatcaggtgtgctgggctccctgggtgtctgcctccttaaggacaggagttcatggggggacagagtagagaagcaggccacgctctcagctctgtcttccgtCCCAGGGGAGTCTGAACCTCAGGAACTATGCTGCCCTTCATGCCATTGTCTcggccctgcagagccctgctATTCATCGTCTGGAAAGCACCTGGGGACATGTCTCCTG CGTCTGCCTGATGGTATACGAAGACCTGAAAACGCAGGACAACTGGGTGCACAGGAAGCGGCTGTTCAAG GAGCTGGAGTCCATATTGAGGGCAAGGCAGCGGGGCCGCATGGGACTGGAGGAGAGGAGGACAAAG GACATGGTTCCCTACCTCGGAATGATCCTGGACGATTCCGTAGACAAACACCTGGAATATGA
- the LOC140845589 gene encoding uncharacterized protein isoform X4 produces MGQARRLAWEPESVPRVHHANQPSSTLEGQVLHHLVQEEHLGPTVAELEDPRHRQLAPETKGRLASWLQRVQELFQTPVQELRPVSPASAPAELEDIQAEASAPRQGPKLEPQEHSGLGRRATAIMVPGLTEPEPCPDPMSPWDIPGVVTAPVPGPELEPHEPLGPGPVAPAGMALGLSEPEADPEPTSTCVAITRDVWRKEEWTILAFPHSLVAEQLTLICAGLYDRMEFVECNSYLQNQPQIGDIERLALTMYRVLWECDALVKLVTTTCLGTLSMMASDRAKVVRFWIWVAMVCHGMPPGSPPSPALRMGACGLPCTVPGPLLPGVCGPALTGPKGGTAIPGPFLGLCYSPPPRRAAQQVSGVLGSLGVCLLKDRSSWGDRVEKQATLSALSSVPGESEPQELCCPSCHCLGPAEPCYSSSGKHLGTCLLRLPDGIRRPENAGQLGAQEAAVQGAGVHIEGKAAGPHGTGGEEDKGHGSLPRNDPGRFRRQTPGI; encoded by the exons acccacggcacaggcagctggctccagagacaaAGGGAAGGCTGGCTTCGTGGCTACAGCGAGTCCAGGAGCTCTTTCAGACCCCTGTGCAGGAGCTACGGCCAGTttcacctgcttcagcccctgcagagctggaGGACATCCAAGCAGAGGCCTCAGCTCCGAGGCAAGGCCCcaagctggagccccaggagcaCTCAGGCCTGGGGCGCAGAGCAACTGCCATAATGGTACCAGGCCTTACAGAGCCAGAGCCATGTCCAGACCCCAtgagcccctgggacatcccaggagtggtCACAGCCCCGGTGCcaggccccgagctggagccccatgagcccttGGGCCCGGGTCCGGtggcacctgcaggaatggcactGGGCCTGTCAGAGCCAGAGGCGGACCCGGAGCCCACCAGCACCTGTGTCGCGATCACCCGGGACGTGTGGAGGAAGGAGGAGTGGACCATTCTGGCATTTCCCCATagcctggtggccgagcagctgaccctgatctgtgcg GGGCTGTACGACAGGATGGAGTTTGTGGAATGTAACAGTTACTTACAGAACCAGCCACAGATAGGAGACATTGAGCGCCTGGCTCTCACCATGTATAGGGTCCTCTGGGAATGTGATGCCTTGGTTAAGTTggtcaccaccacctgcctcGGGACGCTGAGCATGATGGCCTCAGACAGGGCCAAAGTGGTTAGGTTCTGGATCTGGGTGGCCATGGTATGTCATGGGATGCCCCCGGGGTCCCCTCCTTcgccagctctcaggatgggtgccTGTGGTCTGCCCTGCACAGTCCCTGGGCCTCTCCTACCAGGGGTGTGTGGACCTGCACTCACAGGTCCCAAGGgggggacagccatccctggccccttccttgggttgtgctatagtcctccacccaggagggctgctcagcaggtatcaggtgtgctgggctccctgggtgtctgcctccttaaggacaggagttcatggggggacagagtagagaagcaggccacgctctcagctctgtcttccgtCCCAGGGGAGTCTGAACCTCAGGAACTATGCTGCCCTTCATGCCATTGTCTcggccctgcagagccctgctATTCATCGTCTGGAAAGCACCTGGGGACATGTCTCCTG CGTCTGCCTGATGGTATACGAAGACCTGAAAACGCAGGACAACTGGGTGCACAGGAAGCGGCTGTTCAAG GAGCTGGAGTCCATATTGAGGGCAAGGCAGCGGGGCCGCATGGGACTGGAGGAGAGGAGGACAAAG GACATGGTTCCCTACCTCGGAATGATCCTGGACGATTCCGTAGACAAACACCTGGAATATGA